Proteins encoded together in one Mycolicibacter minnesotensis window:
- a CDS encoding LLM class F420-dependent oxidoreductase, whose amino-acid sequence MTIRLGYQIPNFSYGTGVAELFPTVIAQAREAEAAGFDAVFLMDHFYQLPMLGSPDQPMLEAYTALGALATATERLQLGTLVTGNSYRNPTLLAKIITTLDVVSAGRAILGIGTGWFELEHDQLGFEFGTFTDRFNRLGEALEIILPMLKGERPTVDGKWYHTQEAMAEPRFRDHIPLLIGGSGEKKTIPLAARHFDHLNLITGFDEVRAKMDVVRRSCEQVDRDPATLETSMLLTVVPDANVSADQLPAELSQRMVVGSPESIAEQIKTKVLDAGVSGVIFSIPAYHPGAIAETGAALRAVLDA is encoded by the coding sequence GTGACGATTCGCCTTGGCTACCAGATCCCCAACTTCTCCTACGGCACCGGTGTTGCGGAGCTCTTCCCCACCGTCATCGCCCAGGCCCGCGAGGCCGAGGCCGCCGGGTTCGACGCGGTCTTTCTGATGGACCACTTCTATCAACTGCCCATGCTGGGCTCCCCCGACCAGCCGATGCTGGAGGCCTACACGGCCCTGGGAGCGCTGGCGACCGCCACCGAACGCCTCCAGTTGGGCACACTGGTCACCGGTAACAGCTATCGCAACCCGACGCTGCTGGCCAAGATCATCACCACGCTGGACGTGGTCAGCGCCGGCCGCGCCATCCTGGGCATCGGCACCGGGTGGTTCGAGCTCGAACACGACCAGTTGGGCTTTGAGTTCGGCACCTTCACCGACCGGTTCAACCGCCTGGGCGAGGCACTGGAGATCATCCTGCCGATGCTCAAGGGCGAACGGCCCACAGTCGACGGCAAGTGGTACCACACCCAAGAGGCGATGGCCGAACCCCGCTTCCGCGACCACATTCCGCTGCTGATCGGCGGCAGCGGCGAGAAGAAGACCATCCCGCTGGCAGCCCGGCACTTCGACCACCTCAACCTCATCACCGGATTCGACGAGGTCCGCGCGAAGATGGACGTGGTGCGGCGCAGCTGCGAGCAGGTCGACCGCGACCCGGCCACCTTGGAAACAAGCATGCTGCTCACGGTGGTGCCCGACGCCAACGTCAGCGCCGACCAGCTCCCTGCGGAACTGTCACAACGCATGGTGGTCGGCAGCCCGGAGTCGATCGCCGAGCAGATCAAAACAAAGGTGCTCGATGCCGGCGTCAGTGGAGTGATCTTCAGCATCCCCGCCTACCACCCCGGGGCGATCGCCGAGACCGGAGCGGCGTTGCGGGCGGTGCTCGACGCCTGA
- a CDS encoding LemA family protein: MGLTIGLIVVVVIFLLLAVLVIAGYNGLVRARNAYKNAFAQIDVQLRRRFDLIPNLIETAKAYLSHERQTLEAVVNARGAAMNGLAAAQANPGDPAAMQQLAQGQQALNGALSRLNLVVEQYPDLKANQNMMQLSEELTSTENKVAFARQAYNDAVMSYNNRRETFPGNVYAGIFNFAPAALLEIPPEHPEMRDAPKVQF; encoded by the coding sequence GTGGGGCTCACCATCGGACTCATCGTCGTCGTTGTCATATTTCTACTACTCGCGGTGTTGGTGATCGCGGGCTACAACGGGCTGGTTCGGGCGCGCAACGCCTACAAGAACGCCTTTGCCCAGATCGATGTTCAGTTGCGGCGTCGCTTCGACCTCATTCCCAACCTGATCGAAACCGCCAAGGCGTACCTGTCGCATGAGCGCCAGACGCTGGAAGCTGTCGTCAATGCGCGTGGCGCCGCAATGAACGGCCTTGCCGCTGCCCAGGCCAATCCCGGTGACCCGGCGGCGATGCAGCAGTTGGCCCAGGGGCAGCAGGCGCTCAACGGCGCGCTGAGCCGGCTCAACCTGGTGGTCGAGCAGTATCCCGACCTGAAGGCGAACCAGAACATGATGCAATTGTCGGAGGAACTGACTTCCACGGAAAACAAGGTTGCGTTCGCCCGCCAGGCCTACAACGACGCGGTGATGAGCTACAACAACCGGCGTGAGACGTTCCCCGGCAATGTCTATGCCGGCATTTTCAACTTTGCTCCGGCCGCCCTGCTCGAGATCCCGCCGGAACACCCGGAGATGCGGGACGCGCCGAAGGTTCAGTTCTGA
- a CDS encoding M48 family metallopeptidase: MNFFEHQRAAKGTTLKLVLLFGAAVVALVAAIDAAAVIAFGYLSKDYYGIDASSILAIVIVVTAITLLVIAGGTLFKTISLRRGGAAVAAAVGAVPVDPTTTDPQLRRYVNIVEEMSLASGVPAPRLFVMPGEPGINAFAAGFTPADAAIAVTGGALAQLNRDELQGVIAHEFSHILNGDMRLNIRLIGLLSGILLIGMIGLRVLQFGGRGSDSKRALPLVAFAFAMMVLGYVGVFFANVIKAAVARQREWLADASAVQFTRQTDGLEGALKKIGGIPTGSQLRNSRNAAEVSHMLFGEGVRRSFTSLFATHPPLTDRIRALNPDFDPGELAELQQRYANQAPDGLAEDVAAGFAPAGTALGRQAPVPEQLPNAGWRTSPEQIVARAGTFTPADLKYGAALHARIPDDVRALASQPTTAPAAVIALLLAPSSGGLHSRQLASVTERLGPTQAREAAALADRMRALPHELRLPVVALALPQIATHSRAEQDALIAVLNVLAVADEKVTMFEYCLTRLVWVYLLDTNDPARRSKVGSDSLTGVRPVVTTLLATLAVAGGADQDVAAQSLDIALQRLYGDTARPENPRRLSWQQTLDGGWAALDALDPKAKQALVEAMVESVLHDDTVTASEAELLRAACGLMHVPLPALLG, translated from the coding sequence ATGAACTTCTTCGAGCACCAGCGCGCCGCCAAGGGAACCACGCTGAAGCTGGTGCTTCTCTTCGGGGCTGCGGTGGTGGCGTTGGTCGCGGCGATCGATGCCGCCGCGGTGATTGCCTTCGGCTATCTCTCAAAGGATTACTACGGGATCGACGCGTCATCGATTCTTGCGATCGTCATCGTCGTCACCGCAATCACGCTTTTGGTCATCGCAGGTGGAACGCTGTTCAAGACGATTTCGCTGCGCCGCGGGGGTGCTGCTGTCGCCGCGGCCGTCGGCGCGGTGCCCGTGGACCCGACGACGACCGACCCGCAGTTGCGTAGGTACGTCAACATCGTCGAGGAGATGTCGCTGGCTTCCGGCGTGCCGGCGCCACGTTTGTTCGTCATGCCGGGTGAACCCGGAATCAATGCATTCGCCGCAGGTTTCACGCCTGCCGATGCTGCCATCGCGGTGACGGGGGGAGCCCTGGCGCAACTCAACCGTGACGAATTGCAGGGTGTGATCGCTCACGAGTTCAGCCACATCCTCAACGGTGATATGCGGCTGAACATTCGACTCATCGGACTACTCAGCGGAATTCTGCTGATCGGAATGATCGGCTTGCGCGTGCTGCAGTTCGGCGGTCGCGGGAGTGACAGCAAGCGCGCGCTGCCCCTCGTTGCGTTCGCGTTCGCGATGATGGTGCTCGGCTACGTCGGCGTGTTCTTCGCCAACGTGATCAAGGCCGCGGTAGCACGGCAACGGGAGTGGCTGGCCGACGCGTCGGCGGTGCAGTTCACCCGCCAGACCGACGGCCTCGAAGGCGCACTGAAGAAGATCGGCGGCATACCGACCGGCTCGCAGCTGCGTAACTCCCGCAATGCGGCCGAGGTCAGCCACATGCTGTTCGGAGAAGGCGTGCGACGGTCGTTCACGTCGTTGTTTGCGACGCATCCGCCACTCACCGACCGGATCAGGGCGCTCAACCCAGACTTCGACCCCGGGGAACTCGCCGAACTACAGCAGCGGTACGCCAATCAGGCACCCGACGGCCTGGCCGAGGACGTCGCCGCAGGTTTCGCCCCCGCCGGAACGGCGCTCGGCCGTCAGGCCCCCGTACCAGAGCAACTCCCCAACGCCGGCTGGCGCACCAGTCCTGAGCAAATCGTGGCTCGCGCAGGCACTTTCACTCCTGCCGACCTGAAGTACGGCGCGGCACTGCATGCGCGGATTCCTGACGATGTCCGCGCGCTGGCCAGCCAGCCCACCACGGCCCCCGCGGCCGTCATCGCGTTGCTCCTCGCGCCGTCGAGCGGCGGTCTGCACTCTCGTCAGCTCGCCTCGGTGACCGAACGTCTGGGGCCGACGCAGGCGCGGGAAGCCGCCGCCCTCGCCGACCGGATGCGGGCGCTGCCGCACGAACTTCGGCTCCCGGTAGTCGCGCTGGCTTTGCCGCAGATCGCCACCCACTCTCGTGCCGAACAGGACGCGCTCATCGCCGTGCTGAATGTGCTCGCCGTCGCCGACGAGAAGGTGACGATGTTCGAATACTGCCTGACCCGCCTTGTCTGGGTTTACCTGCTCGATACCAACGACCCGGCTCGCCGAAGCAAGGTGGGCAGCGATTCGCTCACCGGTGTGCGTCCGGTGGTGACAACCCTGCTGGCGACTCTCGCGGTCGCCGGAGGCGCCGACCAAGACGTGGCGGCACAGTCTTTGGACATTGCGCTGCAACGACTTTACGGTGATACCGCGAGGCCCGAGAACCCGCGCCGATTGAGCTGGCAGCAGACCCTCGACGGAGGCTGGGCCGCCCTCGACGCCTTGGATCCGAAGGCGAAGCAGGCACTCGTCGAAGCGATGGTGGAATCGGTGCTGCACGACGATACCGTGACGGCTTCCGAAGCTGAACTACTCCGTGCGGCATGCGGCTTGATGCACGTTCCTTTGCCTGCGCTGTTGGGCTGA
- a CDS encoding DUF732 domain-containing protein — protein MASIIKRAGAMATVVSAISCCASLAVLAAPTASADNDSYLAAMDALGMYSEDGDDVLLHVGKKACSMLAPSPGLMFGRNPNWVATTLWEQSPRLERDDAALIVNAAIDNLCPGVNPLGYAAVDSPGDQPPPAPPATP, from the coding sequence ATGGCCAGCATCATCAAGCGCGCTGGAGCGATGGCAACGGTTGTGTCAGCGATCAGTTGCTGTGCGTCTTTGGCGGTGCTAGCCGCCCCCACTGCGTCGGCCGACAACGACTCCTATCTCGCCGCGATGGATGCGCTTGGCATGTATTCCGAAGATGGAGACGATGTACTGCTGCATGTGGGCAAAAAGGCGTGCTCGATGCTGGCTCCGAGTCCCGGCCTGATGTTCGGCCGCAATCCAAACTGGGTAGCGACGACGCTCTGGGAACAGAGCCCCCGGCTCGAACGAGACGATGCCGCCCTTATCGTGAACGCCGCAATCGATAACTTGTGCCCCGGGGTAAACCCCCTCGGGTACGCGGCGGTTGACAGTCCCGGCGATCAACCTCCTCCTGCTCCTCCAGCAACTCCCTAA
- the argS gene encoding arginine--tRNA ligase, producing the protein MTPADLAELLKTTAAAVLAEHDLDTAALPATVTVERPRNPEHGDYATNLALQLGKKVGANPRELAGWLAEALERADGIAAAEIAGPGFVNLRIEASAQGAVVANIITAGADYGHSREFDGLNVNLEFVSANPTGPIHIGGTRWAAVGDALGRLLSTQGAAVTREYYFNDHGAQIDRFANSLIAAAKGEPAPEDGYAGAYITDIAAQIQAKAPDALTSLDAQETFREIGVDLMFTHIKKSLHEFGTDFDVFTHEDSMHTSGRVEQAIERLRANGNIYEKDGATWLRTSSYGDDKDRVVIKSDGKPAYIAGDLAYYLDKRERGFNLCIYMLGADHHGYIARLKAAAAAFGDDPATVEVLIGQMVNLVRDGQPVKMSKRAGTVITLDDLVESIGVDAARYSLTRSSVDSPIDIDLALWSSASNENPVYYVQYAHARLCALARNAAELGLTADTANLGLLDHDKEGALIRNLGEFPRVLETAAALREPHRVCRYLEDLAGDYHRFYDSCRVLPQGDEEPGELHAARLALCQATRQVIGNGLGILGVSAPERM; encoded by the coding sequence GTGACCCCTGCCGATCTGGCCGAATTGCTCAAGACCACCGCCGCCGCGGTGCTGGCCGAGCACGACCTGGATACCGCCGCGCTGCCCGCGACGGTGACGGTCGAGCGGCCGCGCAACCCCGAACACGGTGACTACGCCACCAACCTGGCCCTACAGCTGGGCAAGAAGGTGGGCGCCAACCCGCGTGAACTGGCCGGTTGGCTGGCCGAAGCCCTGGAGCGCGCCGACGGGATCGCCGCCGCCGAGATCGCCGGACCGGGTTTTGTGAACCTGCGCATCGAGGCCTCGGCGCAGGGCGCCGTGGTGGCCAACATCATCACCGCGGGCGCCGACTACGGCCACTCTCGGGAGTTCGACGGCCTCAACGTCAACCTCGAGTTCGTGTCGGCCAACCCCACCGGCCCCATCCACATCGGCGGCACCCGCTGGGCGGCGGTCGGCGACGCCCTGGGCCGCCTGCTGAGCACCCAGGGGGCCGCGGTCACCCGGGAGTACTACTTCAACGACCACGGCGCCCAGATCGACCGGTTCGCCAACTCGCTGATCGCCGCCGCCAAGGGCGAACCTGCCCCCGAGGACGGCTACGCCGGCGCCTACATCACCGACATCGCCGCCCAAATCCAGGCCAAGGCCCCCGACGCCCTGACCAGTCTGGACGCCCAGGAGACGTTCCGCGAGATCGGCGTCGACCTGATGTTCACCCACATCAAGAAGTCACTGCACGAGTTCGGCACCGACTTTGACGTCTTCACCCACGAAGACTCGATGCACACTTCCGGCCGCGTCGAGCAGGCCATCGAACGGCTGCGCGCCAACGGCAACATCTACGAGAAGGACGGCGCCACCTGGCTGCGCACCAGTTCCTACGGTGACGACAAGGACCGCGTCGTCATCAAGAGTGACGGCAAGCCCGCCTACATCGCCGGCGACTTGGCCTACTACCTGGACAAGCGTGAGCGTGGCTTCAACCTGTGCATCTACATGTTGGGCGCCGACCACCACGGCTACATCGCCCGACTCAAGGCCGCCGCCGCAGCATTCGGGGATGACCCGGCCACCGTCGAAGTCTTGATCGGCCAGATGGTCAACCTGGTGCGCGACGGCCAGCCGGTCAAGATGAGCAAGCGCGCCGGCACCGTGATCACCCTGGACGACTTGGTCGAGTCCATCGGCGTGGACGCCGCCCGCTACAGCCTGACCCGCTCTTCGGTGGACAGCCCCATCGACATCGACCTGGCGCTGTGGTCCTCGGCGAGCAACGAAAACCCGGTCTACTACGTGCAATACGCACACGCCCGGTTGTGCGCGCTGGCCCGCAACGCGGCCGAGCTCGGCCTGACGGCTGACACCGCCAACCTCGGGCTGCTCGACCACGACAAGGAAGGCGCGTTGATCCGCAACCTGGGCGAGTTCCCCCGGGTGCTGGAAACCGCTGCCGCACTGCGAGAACCGCACCGGGTGTGCCGTTACCTCGAAGACCTCGCCGGGGATTACCACCGGTTCTACGACAGCTGCCGGGTACTGCCCCAGGGTGACGAGGAGCCGGGCGAGCTGCACGCGGCGCGATTGGCGCTGTGTCAGGCCACCCGCCAGGTGATCGGCAACGGGCTGGGAATTCTCGGCGTGAGCGCACCGGAGCGCATGTGA
- the lysA gene encoding diaminopimelate decarboxylase, producing MNVHPAGPRHAEEIHHDGLPPRPQTPQQLLQLAPNVWPRNAVRDADGVTSIAGVKVTDLAAEFGTPLFVIDEDDFRRRCREIATAFGGGDNVHYAAKAFLCSEIARWIDQEGLCLDVATGGELAVALHAGFPAQRITLHGNNKSVAELTTAVNAGVGHIVLDSLIEIDRLDAVAAAAGVVQDVLVRVTVGVEAHTHEFISTAHEDQKFGLSLASGAAMEAIRRVFATEHLRLIGLHSHIGSQIFDVAGFELAARRVIGLLRDVVAEFGVDKTAQLSVIDLGGGLGISYLPQDDPPPMAELAGKLAAIVRDESAAVGLPTPQLVVEPGRAIAGPGTVTLYEVGTVKDVAVSATAHRRYVSVDGGMSDNIRPALYDAHYDVRLVSRSLDDTDALPDLARIVGKHCESGDIIVRDTWVPHGMVPGDLIAVAATGAYCYSMSSRYNLLTRPAVVAVRDGKARLMLRRETVEDLISLEVGS from the coding sequence GTGAACGTCCACCCCGCCGGCCCCCGGCACGCCGAAGAGATCCACCACGACGGGCTGCCGCCGCGGCCCCAGACCCCGCAGCAGCTGCTGCAGCTGGCGCCGAACGTCTGGCCACGCAACGCCGTTCGCGACGCCGACGGCGTGACCAGCATCGCCGGTGTGAAAGTGACCGACCTGGCCGCGGAGTTCGGCACGCCGCTGTTCGTCATCGACGAGGACGACTTCCGGAGGCGCTGCCGTGAGATCGCCACGGCATTCGGCGGCGGCGACAACGTGCACTACGCAGCGAAGGCCTTCCTGTGCAGCGAGATTGCGCGCTGGATCGACCAGGAGGGGCTGTGCCTGGACGTGGCCACCGGAGGTGAACTGGCCGTCGCCCTGCACGCCGGATTCCCCGCGCAACGCATCACCCTGCACGGCAACAACAAGTCGGTTGCTGAGCTGACCACCGCCGTCAACGCCGGGGTCGGCCATATCGTGCTCGACTCGCTGATCGAGATCGACCGGCTCGACGCCGTCGCCGCGGCGGCCGGCGTGGTGCAGGACGTGCTGGTGCGCGTCACCGTGGGCGTCGAGGCCCACACCCACGAGTTCATCTCGACCGCTCACGAAGACCAGAAGTTCGGCTTGTCACTGGCCAGCGGAGCGGCGATGGAGGCCATCCGACGGGTGTTCGCCACCGAGCACCTGCGCCTGATCGGTCTGCACAGCCACATCGGATCGCAGATCTTCGACGTCGCCGGCTTCGAGCTGGCCGCCCGCCGGGTGATCGGGCTGCTGCGCGACGTGGTCGCGGAGTTCGGCGTCGACAAGACCGCGCAGTTGTCCGTCATCGATCTCGGTGGGGGACTGGGAATCTCGTATCTGCCGCAGGACGACCCGCCGCCCATGGCCGAGCTCGCCGGCAAGCTGGCCGCGATCGTGCGCGACGAATCCGCCGCTGTCGGCCTGCCCACCCCTCAGTTAGTGGTCGAGCCCGGCCGCGCCATCGCCGGACCGGGCACCGTGACGCTCTACGAGGTGGGCACCGTCAAGGACGTCGCCGTCAGCGCCACCGCACACCGCCGCTACGTCAGCGTCGACGGCGGCATGAGCGACAACATCCGTCCGGCGCTGTATGACGCCCACTACGACGTGCGGCTGGTGTCGCGCAGCCTCGACGACACCGATGCCCTGCCGGACCTGGCGCGCATCGTCGGCAAGCACTGCGAGAGCGGCGACATCATCGTGCGTGACACCTGGGTGCCCCACGGCATGGTTCCCGGCGACCTGATCGCCGTGGCGGCCACCGGCGCCTACTGTTACTCGATGTCGAGCCGGTACAACCTGCTCACCCGCCCGGCGGTGGTGGCGGTACGCGACGGGAAAGCTCGCCTTATGCTGCGCCGGGAGACCGTTGAAGACCTGATCAGCCTGGAGGTGGGTAGCTAG